From the Streptomyces sp. NBC_00390 genome, the window TGCTCGACGACGCCGGTATCGCGATCCCGGACGAGCAGGAGGACGAGGTGGAGAAGTTCCGCGAGTTCCTCGACCAGATCTCGCCCGAGGATTTCGGCTCCAGCAGCCAGTGATGGTGTGGCCGCCCCGCCTCGGCGCATTCGAGTAGCCTTTCCCCGGATCGGGGCACGAGAAACCACTCTCAGGGTGATTATCACTCGGCGTGCCGAGTGTGGCGATCGTTGACGCACCCCTGGTGACTGCCTACCGTCGAGGAGGCAGGTCAAGGACGGAGGTCGGCGTGAGAAGCAGCGGCGACAGTACGGCTGGGGGCGGCACCGGACGCAGTCCGGTAGAAGGCGGGCCGGTGCCGCTTCACAGCAGCGCGGCCGAACCCTCCGCCGACACCATCGGCTACCGAGGGCCCACCGCGTGCGCGGCGGCCGGCATCACCTATCGTCAGCTCGACTACTGGGCGCGTACGGGCCTGGTGGAGCCGAGCGTCCGGTCGGCGTACGGATCGGGCACGCAGCGGCTCTACAGCTTTCGCGATGTGGTCGTCCTCAAGATCGTCAAACGTTTTCTGGACACCGGCGTCGCCCTGCAGAGCATCCGTACCGCGGTGCAGCACCTGCAGGACCGCGGGTTCCGCGATCTCGAACGAATGACGCTGATGAGCGACGGTGCGACGGTCTACGAGTGCTCGTCGCCCGACGAGGTCGTGGATCTGCTCCAGGGCGGCCAGGGGATCTTCGGGATCGCCGTGGGTGTCGTCTGGCGCGATGTCGAGGCCGCGCTGTCGCAACTGCACGGGGAGCGTGTCGACACCGGGGAGACCCTCGTCGGGAACAACCCCATGGACGAACTGGCCAGGCGGCGGCGCGACCGCGCCGTCTGAACGCACCACGCCCGTCCGAACGCGGAGTGCGGGCGTTGTCACCGGCGCCGTGTCAGTGGCGTGAGGCAGCATCGGTGGTGTGAGAACCGCGCCGACGATTCTGCATCTGGACATGGATGCCTTCTTCGCCGCTGCCGAACAGGCGGCGAAGCCTTCGTTGCGCGGGAAGCCGGTCGTCGTCGGCGGGCTCGGGCCCCGCGGCGTCGTCGCCACCGCTTCGTACGAGGCCAGACGCTTCGGTGTGCACTCGGCGATGCCGATGGCGCAGGCCAGACGGCTGGCACCGAACGCGGCGTATCTGGTGCCGCGTTTCTCCCTGTACCGCGCGGTGAGCGAGCAGGTGATGGAGCTGCTGGGCACGCTCTCGCCCCTGGTGGAGCCGCTGAGCCTGGACGAGGCGTTCGTCGACCTCGAGGCGGGGGGAACGGCGGACGACTCCGCGTCGGCGCGGGCGACCGGTGAGCGGTTGCGGTCGGACATCAGGGCGGTGACCGGGCTCACCGGTTCCGTAGGTCTCGCCGGGTCCAAGATGATCGCCAAGATCGCCTCGGAGCAGGCCAAGCCCGACGGTCTGGTGCTCATCGAGCCGGGCACCGAGCGTGAGCTGCTGGGGCCGATGTCCGTGCGGACGCTGCCGGGCGTGGGGCCGGCGACGGGGGAGCATCTGCGGCGTGCCGGCATGACGACCGTGGCGGAGCTCGCGGAGGCAGGCGAGGACGAGCTCGTACGGCTGCTGGGGAGGGCGCACGGGACCTCGCTGTTCCGGATGGCACTCGGCCATGACGACCGGCCGGTGGTGGCCGAGCGTGACGCGAAGTCGGTTTCGGTGGAGGACACCTTCGACGTGGATCTGCACGACCGGGTGCGGGTGCGCATGGAGGTCGAGCGGCTGGCGGAGCGTTGTGTGCGCCGGCTGCGGGCGTCCGGACACTCGGGACGGACCATCGTGCTGAAGGTGCGGCGGTTCGACTTCTCGACGCTGACGCGCTCGGAGACGCTGCGCGGGCCGACGGACGATCCGGCAGTGGTGCGGGAGGCCGCAGGACGGCTGCTGGAGGCCGTGGACACCACCGGAGGCGTACGACTGCTCGGGGTGGGCGTCACCGGGCTCACGGACTACACGCAGGAGGACCTGTTCGCCCAGGCCGCCGCCGAGGACCACGGCGACGGGGGAGCCGCACCGGAGGAGTCCGAGGCGGCCGCTGGGGGGCAGGGCGGGCGGCCGGAGGGCCTGGGGCAGGACCACGGCGCGAGCGCGCCCGAGCTGCCCGCCGAGCGCCGCTGGGCGGCCGGACATGATGTGCGGCACGCCCTGTACGGGGCGGGCTGGGTCCAGGGCAGCGGCGTAGGCCGGGTCACGGTGCGTTTCGAGGAGCCCGGCTCGGCGCCCGGACGCGTGCGCACGTTCCGGATCGACGACCCCGATCTGGAGCCGTCGGACCCGCTGCCGCTGGTGGCGTCGCCCGCGCCGGCTCAGTCCTCCTGGCCGGAGACCCGCCCGAAGGACGGGTCCCCCGACGAGGGGGCGGGCGTCTCGGGCGGAGAGGAGATGTCGAGCCCGTAGTGGTGGTAGAGCTGAAGTTCCTGCTCGGGCGAGAGGTGTCTGCCGACGCCGAAGTCGGGTGCGTCCTTGATCAGTGCGCGCTCGTAGGGGACACGGAGGGTGTTGTCGACGACCTCGCTGGGCTCCAGCGGGACGAAGGCATCGCGCCCGAACAGGCCCGTGCGCACGGCCGCCCATTCGGGTACGCCTGTGGCATCGTCCAGATACACCTCGTCGACGGTCCCGATCTTGGTGCCGTTGCGGTCGAACGCCTTGCGGCCGATCAGGCTGCGCGGATCGATGTCGGTCTGCACGGTCCCTCCAACAGGTCGCAATTGATCTGTAAGGACTACGAAAGGCTACATCTCGGGTGTCGGCCACTTGAGCGATCGGCGAGGAGGCGCGCTGGTAGGCTGGCTAGCGGCTGCTGACCCTGTGCGGGAGAGTCCTCCGGTGAAAGTGCCGGCGGCGCCGAAGGAGCAAATCCTCCCCGGAATCTCTCAGGCCCCTGTACCGCACGGGAGAGGTCACTCTGGAAAGCAGGGCGAGTGTCGGACGGCATCCGCTCTCACCGACGGTGAAAGCCGGACGGCCCGTGGGCGTCCGGTGAAACTCTCAGGTTGAGATGACAGAGGGGGAGGCCGTCCGGGCATCCGTGCCGCGATGCCCCTCGCAGGTCGTTCAAGACCAGGAGGCCTCCCATATGACCGCCAACCGGATTCCGCTTTCCCAGCTGGAGCGGGGCACCCCCTTCGAACAGCGCCACATCGGCCCTGATGCCGAGGCCCAGGCGAAGATGCTGGCGCAGGTCGGTTACGGGTCGCTCGACGAGCTGACCGCCGCCGCGGTCCCGGATGTGATCAAGAGCGCGGAGGCGCTCGATCTCCCCGATGCCCGTACCGAGGCCGAGGTGCTCGCCGAGTTGCAGGCGCTCGCCGACCGCAATCAGGTCCTCGCTCCCATGATCGGACTCGGGTACTACGGCACCTTCACGCCGCCGGTCATCCTGCGCAACGTCATGGAGAACCCGGCCTGGTACACCGCCTACACGCCGTACCAGCCGGAGATCTCCCAGGGCCGTCTCGAGGCGCTGCTGAACTTCCAGACCGTGGTCGCCGATCTGACCGGTCTGCCCACCTCCGGCGCCTCTCTCCTCGACGAGGGGACGGCGGCCGCCGAGGCCATGTCGCTGGCCCGTCGGGTCGGCAAGGTCAAGGACGGCGTCTTCCTGGTCGACGCGGACACTCTGCCGCAGACCGTCGCCGTGATCGAGACCCGCGCCGAGCCGACCGGCGTGGAGGTCGTCGTCGCCGACCTGAGCGACGGCATCCCGGCCGAGATCGCCGAGCGAGGCGTCTTCGGCGTCCTGCTGCAGTACCCGGGCGCCTCCGGTGCCGTACGGGACCTGGGGCCGGTCATCGAGCAGGCCCACGGGATCGGTGCGATCGTCACCGTCGCGGCGGACCTTCTGGCGCTGACGCTGCTCACCTCACCGGGTGAGCTCGGTGCGGACATCGCGGTCGGTACCACCCAGCGCTTCGGCGTCCCGATGGGATTCGGCGGCCCGCACGCCGGCTACATGGCCGTCCGCGAGAAGTTCGCCCGCAGCCTCCCCGGCCGCCTCGTCGGCGTCTCCGTGGACGCGGACGGCAACAAGGCATACCGCCTGGCCCTGCAGACCCGCGAGCAGCACATCCGCCGCGAGAAGGCCACCAGTAACATCTGCACCGCCCAGGTGCTGCTCGCCGTGATGGCAGGCATGTACGCCGTCTACCACGGCCCGCAGGGCCTGAGGGCGATCGCCCTGCGCACCCACCGCTACGCGGCCGTCCTTGCCGAGGGACTGCGCGCCGGCGGCGTCGAGGTCGTGCACGGCTCGTACTTCGACACGCTGACCGTCCGGGTACCGGGCAAGGCCGCCGATGTCGTGGCCGCCGCCCGCGAGAACGGCGTCAACCTGCACCTCGCGGACGCCGACCACGTCTCCATCGCCTGTGACGAGACCACCGGGCGGGCACAGCTGACCGCCGTGTGGGCCGCCTTCGGCGTGCAGGGCGACATCGAGGCGCTCGACGCGGCGATCGCCGACGCGCTGCCGGCCGGCCTGCTGCG encodes:
- a CDS encoding MerR family transcriptional regulator: MPLHSSAAEPSADTIGYRGPTACAAAGITYRQLDYWARTGLVEPSVRSAYGSGTQRLYSFRDVVVLKIVKRFLDTGVALQSIRTAVQHLQDRGFRDLERMTLMSDGATVYECSSPDEVVDLLQGGQGIFGIAVGVVWRDVEAALSQLHGERVDTGETLVGNNPMDELARRRRDRAV
- a CDS encoding DNA polymerase IV; the encoded protein is MRTAPTILHLDMDAFFAAAEQAAKPSLRGKPVVVGGLGPRGVVATASYEARRFGVHSAMPMAQARRLAPNAAYLVPRFSLYRAVSEQVMELLGTLSPLVEPLSLDEAFVDLEAGGTADDSASARATGERLRSDIRAVTGLTGSVGLAGSKMIAKIASEQAKPDGLVLIEPGTERELLGPMSVRTLPGVGPATGEHLRRAGMTTVAELAEAGEDELVRLLGRAHGTSLFRMALGHDDRPVVAERDAKSVSVEDTFDVDLHDRVRVRMEVERLAERCVRRLRASGHSGRTIVLKVRRFDFSTLTRSETLRGPTDDPAVVREAAGRLLEAVDTTGGVRLLGVGVTGLTDYTQEDLFAQAAAEDHGDGGAAPEESEAAAGGQGGRPEGLGQDHGASAPELPAERRWAAGHDVRHALYGAGWVQGSGVGRVTVRFEEPGSAPGRVRTFRIDDPDLEPSDPLPLVASPAPAQSSWPETRPKDGSPDEGAGVSGGEEMSSP
- a CDS encoding PRC-barrel domain-containing protein: MQTDIDPRSLIGRKAFDRNGTKIGTVDEVYLDDATGVPEWAAVRTGLFGRDAFVPLEPSEVVDNTLRVPYERALIKDAPDFGVGRHLSPEQELQLYHHYGLDISSPPETPAPSSGDPSFGRVSGQED